The Terriglobales bacterium region CCATCACTCGCCTGAACGTGGTCTTCACTCAGGAATCTGCCGCTGGCCGGGTCGTAGTATCTGGCGCGGTAGTACATCAGGCCGGTTTCCGAGTCGAGATCGCGAGCGGTGTAGCGGAAGGGGTTCCGAGTTGTACCGGTGGAGGCAGTGGTCTTGCCGAAGGTGTCGGTAGTGTAGGTGTCTGTGAGCGAGCTGCTGATGTCAGTCAAGGACGTGATTGAACCGAGGCCGTCCGCGTGGTAGTACTTCGTCGCGCCGCCGGTGAAGACGTCGAGCGGCTGGTCAATACCTGGGCCCTGGCTGTAGCGGGCCAGCACGGTTCCGGTAGCATCAACCTCCTCGATGACGTTCGCCCCCTAGAGGTTCATCGTCCTATGGCCGGCGCGCCACCTGCCCTGCCAGTCATTTCCCGTGGCCAACTGAAAGAATGCAGCCTGTACGCTTCGACAGTCGAACAGAAGCGACTCCTCCCACGATGAACTCACCCGGCTCCGCCTTCGGC contains the following coding sequences:
- a CDS encoding RHS repeat-associated core domain-containing protein, with product MLARYSQGPGIDQPLDVFTGGATKYYHADGLGSITSLTDISSSLTDTYTTDTFGKTTASTGTTRNPFRYTARDLDSETGLMYYRARYYDPASGRFLSEDHVQASDGWRTAYHVASHGGVR